The following proteins are co-located in the Solanum pennellii chromosome 8, SPENNV200 genome:
- the LOC107028600 gene encoding uncharacterized protein LOC107028600 yields the protein MTITVYTPAHVTTSVLNSRLLRSPPRRTLSPARYHRNFCLTCVLIPETRRESRRLVNIALGVLLQWLALPKDAVGASPFDKYVKRKQLDPLEAYVPAVLLAGVQIKELEKSLEIDQPKYGDCRNILRSGPASSLRVNIRAVAQYAADGGNGKSAFSDVDECLSALEGLDSLLLRASRKDPGASIDSMKAQIATALNALDSLLKTVPTDVLEKGKSVADSYFFAGEEDVAPERLDPELKQLESIL from the exons ATGACAATTACCGTGTACACCCCTGCGCATGTTACCACCAGCGTCTTAAATTCCCGGCTCCTCCGCTCTCCGCCGCGACGAACATTGTCGCCGGCGAGATATCACCGCAATTTTTGCTTAACTTGCGTGTTAATACCGGAGACAAGGCGGGAAAGCAGACGATTGGTCAACATAGCCCTTGGGGTCTTGCTTCAATGGCTAGCTCTACCTAAAG ATGCAGTAGGAGCTAGCCCTTTTGACAAGTATGTGAAAAG GAAACAGCTTGATCCACTGGAGGCTTATGTACCAGCTGTGCTGCTAGCTGGGGTGCAGATTAAGGAATTAG AGAAATCCTTAGAGATTGATCAACCTAAATATGGAGATTGCCGGAATATATTGCGTTCTGGTCCTGCATCATCTCTTCGTGTCAATATTCGAGCA GTAGCACAATACGCAGCTGATGGTGGCAATGGTAAATCAGCTTTCAGTGATGTTGATGAGTGTCTGAG TGCATTGGAAGGACTTGACTCGTTGCTTTTGCGTGCATCAAGAAAGGATCCAGGGGCCTCAATTGACTCAATGAAGGCACAAATTGCTACTGCCTTAAATGCATTGGACAG TCTTCTTAAAACTGTCCCAACTGATGTGCTTGAAAAGGGAAAGTCTGTAGctgattcatatttttttgctGGTGAGGAAGACGTAGCACCTGAGAGACTGGACCCTGAGCTGAAGCAACTAGAATCTATActgtaa
- the LOC107028601 gene encoding polyadenylate-binding protein 1-like: MTGEVRCFEPRRSLWPIPAPKNPTASSTQDEKEEVDSRSIYVGNVDYACKPGELQQHFQVCGTVNRVTILTDKFGQPKGFAYVEFFERESVKNALLLNESELLGRKLKVSAKRTNVPGMNQFRGGRFNPYAGFRPRRAFVPGAPVIPPFG, encoded by the exons ATGACTGGAGAAGTTCGCTGCTTTGAACCTAGGCGATCTTTGTGGCCGATTCCAGCACCTAAGA ATCCAACTGCTTCTTCTACTCAGGATGAAAAGGAGGAGGTGGATTCGCGATCCATATATGTCGGTAAT GTTGATTATGCTTGCAAGCCTGGGGAATTGCAGCAGCACTTTCAAGTGTGTGGCACTGTTAACAGGGTAACTATCCTGACCGACAAGTTTGGCCAGCCAAAAGGCTTTGCGTATGTGGAGTTCTTTGAAAGGGAGTCTGTTAAGAATGCACTTCTGCTGAACGAATCAGAGCTTCTCGGGCGGAAGTTGAAG GTATCTGCCAAGCGGACAAATGTTCCTGGTATGAATCAATTTCGAGGAGGGCGATTTAATCCTTATGCTGGATTCCGTCCTCGACGTGCGTTTGTGCCTGGTGCTCCAGTCATTCCACCTTTTGGGTAA